In the genome of Triticum urartu cultivar G1812 chromosome 5, Tu2.1, whole genome shotgun sequence, one region contains:
- the LOC125511189 gene encoding receptor-like protein EIX1 — protein sequence MARPRQLVQATVILLLATWFLRSSSAPAMLALPPPPQPPDTLCIPYERDALREFKASLTDPGNYLSSWRDDECCRWIGVECSNRTGHIIKLELIGSNTMGWPMGGEINPSLLTLRHLRHLDLSFNDFGGMPIPEFIGGLASLTHLLLSGSFFGGQIPPHLGNLSNLLILDLSNQMHSCYSPDLAWVSQLWKLQYLGMSQVDLSAAVDWAHVVNMLPSLITLELQSCGLRSTMPPPLNSNLTSLENLYLDSNSFNSSFGANYLAWDLPALRVLSMYSCGICGYIPSAVGNFTSIRSLVLDNNNFSGMVPLTFKKLKELQMLKLSHNLISGAIEDLLLHRLPTDELQELHLDHNSLTGRIPARLEHFSSLTTLRLNDNKLFGEVPVGIRELTNLKELRLNSNNLHGTITEDHFMNLTSLEVLWLSNNSLTVLVNNTWNTPFKLTSASFRSCILGPQFPIWISQTTLGTLDISNTSIHDSIPDEFWTAVSRAKILDLSGNQIVGRLPTVFLFGGLEAMILDISSNQLVGPIPTLPKSLLYLDLSGNNLSGKLPTDIRAPEMQVLMLFKNSFSGIIPCSLFELEQLKFLDLSENQLNETLLDCPHAPETSNLFMLSLNNNNLSGEFPSFLQRCKELKFLDLAYNQFSGSLPTWIGSKLPYLAFMRLRSNMFSGGIPVELTGMKGLQYLDIASNNISGDIPMSFGNLMAMAHTPNQQDALFQIVHFRSASTYMFLIDPSDMNSLVVVTKGQELEYTTGIAYMVNIDFSCNRLTGKIPWEIGMLVALTNLNLSWNHLSGMIPQTIGELQAVESFDLSHNELSGEIPTSLASLTSLTHLNLSYNNLTGTIPSGNQLRTLDDQPSIYVGNPGLCGPPISSNCSGTGITPRALEDGHEGVSDGLSLYLGIGTGFLAGLWIVFFGFLFKQNWRIRWFSFCDSVYDWIYVKVALSRASLARKMPVRAG from the coding sequence ATGGCCAGGCCAAGGCAGCTGGTCCAGGCTACGGTGATCCTCCTCCTAGCGACATGGTTCCTCCGGAGCTCGTCAGCTCCGGCCATGCTTGCGCTCCCGCCGCCACCACAACCACCGGACACCCTCTGCATCCCCTACGAGCGGGATGCACTTCGCGAGTTCAAGGCTAGCCTCACCGACCCGGGCAACTACCTCTCGTCGTGGCGAGACGATGAGTGCTGTCGATGGATAGGCGTCGAGTGCAGCAACCGAACCGGCCACATCATCAAGCTCGAGCTCATCGGGTCTAACACCATGGGTTGGCCTATGGGAGGTGAGATAAACCCCTCCTTGCTCACTCTACGACATCTGAGGCATCTTGATCTCTCGTTCAACGACTTTGGTGGCATGCCCATTCCGGAGTTCATCGGCGGTCTTGCGAGCCTGACGCATCTCCTCCTCTCCGGCTCGTTTTTCGGCGGGCAAATCCCTCCCCACCTCGGAAACCTCTCCAACCTGCTCATCCTTGACCTATCAAATCAGATGCACAGTTGTTACTCGCCCGACCTCGCATGGGTCTCGCAGCTATGGAAGCTACAGTACCTTGGCATGTCTCAGGTGGACCTCAGCGCCGCGGTCGACTGGGCTCATGTTGTTAACATGCTCCCCTCCCTCATAACTCTTGAACTACAATCTTGCGGGCTTCGGAGCACTATGCCTCCACCGTTGAACTCCAACCTCACATCACTAGAGAACCTCTACCTCGACTCCAACTCCTTTAACTCATCCTTTGGAGCCAACTACTTGGCTTGGGATCTCCCTGCTCTTAGAGTGCTTTCAATGTATAGCTGCGGGATTTGTGGTTATATCCCTTCCGCGGTCGGAAACTTTACCTCCATCCGATCATTGGTCCTTGACAATAACAACTTCTCCGGGATGGTGCCATTGACCTTCAAGAAACTCAAGGAACTACAAATGCTCAAATTATCACACAACCTCATTAGCGGGGCCATAGAAGATCTATTGTTGCATAGATTGCCAACAGATGAGTTACAAGAGTTGCACTTGGACCACAACAGCTTGACAGGGAGAATCCCAGCTCGTTTAGAGCACTTTAGCAGCTTGACCACACTTCGGCTGAATGACAACAAACTATTTGGAGAGGTACCCGTTGGTATACGAGAACTCACAAATTTAAAGGAGTTACGGTTAAACTCAAACAACCTACATGGAACAATCACTGAAGACCATTTCATGAACCTGACTAGCCTAGAAGTGTTGTGGCTCTCCAATAATTCCTTAACCGTGTTGGTTAACAACACATGGAACACTCCATTCAAATTAACTTCAGCGAGCTTTAGATCTTGCATCCTAGGACCACAGTTTCCAATATGGATTAGCCAAACAACACTCGGCACTCTTGATATTTCAAACACAAGTATACATGATTCCATTCCTGATGAGTTTTGGACTGCAGTTTCCCGTGCTAAAATTTTGGATTTGTCGGGAAATCAAATTGTTGGCAGGCTTCCCACAGTTTTTCTGTTTGGTGGATTGGAAGCTATGATATTGGATATCAGTTCTAACCAGCTTGTTGGCCCGATTCCAACACTCCCAAAGAGCCTTCTCTACTTGGACCTCTCTGGGAACAACCTGTCAGGCAAACTGCCAACAGATATTAGAGCACCAGAGATGCAAGTACTCATGCTCTTCAAAAATTCCTTTTCTGGCATCATTCCATGCTCCCTGTTTGAGTTGGAACAATTGAAGTTCTTAGACCTATCAGAGAACCAACTAAATGAGACATTGCTGGATTGCCCTCACGCACCAGAAACTTCAAATCTTTTCATGCTTAGCTTGAATAACAACAATCTTTCGGGAGAATTTCCATCGTTTCTTCAGAGGTGTAAAGAACTGAAATTCCTTGATCTAGCATACAATCAATTTTCTGGGAGCTTGCCGACGTGGATCGGTTCAAAGTTACCATACTTGGCATTTATGCGGTTGCGGTCAAACATGTTCTCTGGTGGTATCCCTGTTGAACTCACCGGGATGAAGGGGCTTCAGTATTTAGACATTGCAAGTAATAACATCTCAGGGGACATACCAATGTCATTTGGGAATCTCATGGCTATGGCTCATACTCCCAACCAACAAGATGCCCTTTTCCAAATTGTCCACTTTCGATCGGCTTCCACATATATGTTCCTCATCGATCCCTCTGATATGAATAGTTTGGTGGTGGTCACAAAGGGTCAAGAGCTCGAATACACAACAGGAATCGCGTACATGGTGAACATTGATTTTTCCTGCAACAGATTAACAGGGAAGATTCCTTGGGAAATCGGCATGCTTGTAGCATTAACAAACCTAAATTTGTCTTGGAATCATCTCAGCGGCATGATACCCCAAACTATTGGTGAGCTACAGGCAGTGGAATCTTTCGACCTCTCTCATAACGAGCTCTCTGGTGAAATCCCTACAAGTTTGGCATCTCTAACATCGTTGACCCATTTGAACTTGTCATATAACAACCTGACGGGAACTATACCATCTGGAAATCAGTTAAGGACTCTGGATGACCAGCCATCCATATATGTTGGCAACCCAGGTCTCTGTGGTCCACCTATATCAAGCAACTGTTCAGGAACTGGAATCACCCCACGGGCTCTTGAAGATGGGCATGAGGGCGTGAGCGATGGGTTGTCACTATACCTCGGTATTGGCACCGGGTTTTTAGCTGGTCTCTGGATTGTCTTTTTTGGCTTCTTGTTCAAGCAGAATTGGAGAATTCGTTGGTTCTCATTTTGTGACAGCGTGTATGATTGGATTTATGTGAAAGTGGCACTGAGTCGGGCTTCACTGGCAAGAAAAATGCCAGTAAGGGCTGGCTGA